The following proteins are co-located in the Salvelinus namaycush isolate Seneca chromosome 33, SaNama_1.0, whole genome shotgun sequence genome:
- the LOC120027849 gene encoding BMP and activin membrane-bound inhibitor homolog, with translation MDRHFSFISIWLQLELCAMAVLLTKGEIRCYCDAPHCVATGYMCKSDLNACFTKVLDPMNTNSPLTHGCLDPIANAADMCSSKNTNALSERLSMLECCHDDMCNYRGLHDLAHTRESTEHGRYQPESNNRHLVTRVQELASAKEVWFRAAVIAVPIAGGLILVLLIMLALRMLRSENKRLQDQRQQMLSRLHYSFHGHHTKKGHMAKLDLECMVPVTGHENCCLTCDKMRQADLGNDKILSLVHWGMYSGRGKLEFV, from the exons ATGGATCGCCATTTCAGTTTCATTTCCATTTGGCTACAACTGGAACTCTGTGCCATGGCTGTTCTTCTAACTAAAG GAGAAATACGGTGTTACTGTGATGCCCCCCACTGCGTGGCCACGGGCTACATGTGTAAATCTGATCTAAACGCCTGTTTCACCAAGGTGCTGGACCCAATGAACACTAACTCTCCCCTCACGCACGGGTGTCTAGATCCCATAGCGAACGCTGCCGACATGTGCAGCTCTAAGAACACAAATGCCCTGAGTGAGCGTTTGTCTATGCTGGAGTGCTGTCACGACGATATGTGCAACTACAGAGGCCTTCACGACCTGGCTCACACCAGAGAATCAACAG AGCACGGCAGGTACCAGCCTGAGAGCAACAACCGTCACCTGGTCACGCGGGTACAGGAGCTGGCCTCGGCCAAAGAGGTGTGGTTCAGGGCAGCGGTGATCGCGGTGCCCATCGCTGGAGGCCTCATCTTGGTCCTTCTCATCATGCTGGCCTTACGGATGCTCCGCAGTGAGAACAAGCGGCTGCAAGACCAGAGGCAGCAGATGCTGTCACGGCTCCACTACAGTTTCCACGGCCACCACACCAAGAAGGGCCACATGGCGAAGCTAGACCTGGAGTGTATGGTGCCCGTGACAGGACACGAAAACTGCTGCCTCACCTGTGACAAGATGAGACAGGCAGACCTGGGGAACGACAAGATACTGTCTCTGGTACACTGGGGGATGTACAGTGGGCGTGGGAAGCTGGAGTTTGTATGA